Proteins co-encoded in one Blastocatellia bacterium genomic window:
- a CDS encoding ABC transporter ATP-binding protein, whose protein sequence is MNTTPILTVEHLTKTYRSGDRTLVVLNDVTFSIPNGSTCAIVGPSGSGKTTLLGLCAGLDEPSSGSVILNGIRLSELDEDKRAEVRNQFVGFVFQTFQLIPTLTALENVMVPMELRGENQVRSRAVELLARVGLEDRLHHYPAQLSGGEQQRVALARAFINNPTILFADEPTGNLDGETSERVAQLLFELNEAAGTTLILVTHNIELAQRTQRIIRLKSGAIVSDEPTQETTHVLDALAHQ, encoded by the coding sequence ATGAACACCACACCTATTTTGACTGTTGAACATCTGACCAAAACGTACCGAAGCGGAGATCGAACATTGGTCGTTCTGAACGATGTTACTTTCTCTATCCCGAACGGCTCAACCTGCGCCATTGTGGGTCCATCGGGAAGCGGCAAGACGACATTGCTTGGCCTGTGCGCCGGCCTTGATGAGCCGAGTTCCGGTTCTGTCATCCTTAATGGAATTCGCCTGAGCGAGCTCGACGAAGACAAACGCGCCGAGGTGCGAAATCAATTCGTTGGCTTCGTCTTTCAAACGTTCCAATTGATCCCCACGCTGACCGCGCTGGAAAACGTGATGGTGCCAATGGAACTGCGCGGTGAGAATCAGGTCAGGTCACGAGCCGTCGAATTGCTAGCTCGCGTTGGATTGGAAGACCGGCTTCATCACTATCCGGCGCAACTGTCCGGCGGCGAACAACAGCGTGTGGCCCTCGCTCGCGCATTCATCAACAATCCTACGATCTTGTTCGCTGACGAACCGACGGGCAATCTGGATGGCGAAACCAGCGAGCGCGTCGCGCAGCTCTTGTTTGAATTGAATGAAGCCGCCGGCACGACGTTGATCCTGGTGACACATAACATCGAACTCGCTCAGCGAACGCAACGCATCATTCGTTTGAAAAGCGGCGCGATCGTTTCAGATGAACCGACACAGGAGACAACTCATGTGCTTGATGCGCTCGCTCATCAGTAG
- a CDS encoding arylesterase: MPQKVKTRAMVLLSLLLMVACASSQGPPTSSSSPPELTTDEPEPKTVVILGNSLTAGFGISREQAFPALIQDEIDKLGWNIEVVDAGVSGDTTASGLRRLDWLLKRKIDVLVIELGANDGLRGVPISETKRNIQAIIDKTRRAYPDVKIVIAGMKLPPNMGQEYVSAFEQIFPELARSNNAALIPFLLEGVAADPKLNLIDRIHPTAEGHKIVARNVWTVLKPVLESIQ; encoded by the coding sequence ATGCCACAGAAGGTGAAAACAAGAGCGATGGTTTTGCTCTCGCTGCTGCTGATGGTTGCCTGTGCATCGAGCCAAGGGCCGCCCACATCATCATCGAGTCCGCCGGAACTGACAACTGATGAGCCGGAGCCGAAGACGGTTGTAATTCTGGGCAACAGCCTCACCGCTGGGTTCGGCATCAGCCGCGAGCAAGCATTTCCGGCGTTGATCCAAGATGAGATTGATAAGCTTGGGTGGAACATTGAGGTCGTGGATGCCGGCGTCAGCGGCGACACTACAGCCAGCGGACTGCGTCGGCTGGATTGGCTGCTCAAGCGCAAGATTGATGTGCTGGTGATCGAATTAGGAGCGAACGACGGATTGCGTGGCGTTCCAATCAGTGAGACCAAACGCAATATCCAAGCGATCATTGATAAGACAAGACGCGCGTATCCCGACGTGAAGATCGTCATTGCCGGCATGAAGCTGCCGCCCAATATGGGGCAAGAATACGTATCAGCTTTCGAACAGATTTTTCCTGAGCTGGCTCGATCTAACAACGCCGCGTTGATTCCATTTCTGCTGGAAGGCGTCGCGGCTGATCCGAAATTAAACCTGATTGATCGCATTCATCCGACTGCTGAAGGTCATAAAATTGTGGCGCGGAATGTGTGGACGGTGCTCAAGCCTGTACTGGAGTCTATTCAATGA
- a CDS encoding NADP-dependent isocitrate dehydrogenase, whose product MELKNGKRVVTVIPGDGVGPECIRATQRIIEAAGASVHWEEHQAGASVFKQGIASGVPADTIESIRRTRVVLKGPLETPVGYGEKSANVTLRKLFETYANVRPVRELPGVPTPYSGRGIDLVVVRENVEDLYAGIEHMQTPSVAQCLKLISRKGCEKIVRLAFELARAEGRKKVACATKSNIMKLTEGMLKRTFEEIAPEYPDLESWHIIIDNCAHQLVKRPEQFEVIVTTNMNGDIISDLTSALVGGLGFAPSANLGDEVAIFEAVHGSAPKYAGKNVINPTAVLLSGVMMLRHIGDFDTAARIEQALLVTLEEGRVRTGDVVGYDRGASTTAFADAIIANLGRTPQHTPVRSYRPIELPARKPTAAITPASRRVIGVDVFVESTLSPDDLGHSLEQIAEGTPLRLKMVSNRGTKVFPSVGALTDCVDHWRCRFVLRNNSGELSDEQLLNLVSRIASQHRWMHIEKLQEFDGHEAFTKAQGED is encoded by the coding sequence ATGGAACTGAAGAACGGCAAGCGTGTGGTAACAGTCATTCCGGGTGATGGTGTTGGTCCTGAGTGCATACGAGCCACGCAGCGAATCATCGAAGCTGCTGGCGCCTCGGTGCACTGGGAAGAGCACCAGGCAGGCGCCAGCGTTTTTAAGCAGGGCATTGCGTCCGGCGTTCCTGCTGACACGATAGAATCTATTAGGCGCACCCGCGTTGTGCTCAAGGGGCCGCTGGAAACGCCCGTGGGTTACGGCGAAAAGAGCGCCAATGTGACGCTCCGCAAGCTCTTTGAAACCTACGCCAACGTCCGCCCCGTGCGTGAGCTGCCCGGCGTGCCAACACCGTACAGCGGGCGCGGCATTGATCTTGTGGTCGTCCGCGAAAACGTTGAAGACCTCTACGCGGGCATCGAGCACATGCAGACCCCCAGCGTTGCCCAGTGTCTGAAGCTAATTTCTCGCAAAGGGTGTGAGAAGATCGTCCGCCTCGCCTTCGAGCTGGCCAGAGCGGAAGGACGCAAGAAGGTCGCTTGCGCGACCAAGTCGAACATCATGAAGTTGACCGAAGGGATGCTCAAGCGCACGTTCGAGGAGATCGCTCCAGAGTACCCTGACCTAGAGTCGTGGCACATCATCATTGACAACTGCGCGCATCAGCTTGTGAAGAGGCCCGAACAGTTCGAGGTCATCGTCACCACTAACATGAACGGCGACATCATCAGCGACCTGACCTCGGCGCTTGTCGGCGGGTTGGGCTTCGCGCCGTCAGCCAATCTGGGTGATGAGGTGGCTATTTTTGAAGCGGTTCACGGCTCCGCGCCCAAGTACGCAGGCAAAAACGTCATCAACCCCACAGCGGTGCTCCTGTCCGGCGTGATGATGCTCCGCCACATCGGTGATTTCGACACAGCAGCCCGCATCGAACAGGCTCTCCTGGTAACGTTGGAGGAAGGCCGCGTGCGTACTGGCGACGTGGTTGGTTATGATCGCGGGGCCAGCACGACAGCCTTCGCAGACGCAATCATCGCTAACCTGGGCCGCACACCTCAACACACTCCCGTGCGCAGCTATCGCCCAATTGAGCTGCCGGCTCGTAAACCGACGGCTGCCATCACGCCGGCCTCGCGCCGCGTCATCGGTGTGGACGTGTTCGTAGAGTCAACGCTCTCACCTGATGACCTAGGGCACAGCCTGGAGCAGATTGCGGAAGGCACGCCACTGCGCCTGAAGATGGTCTCCAATCGAGGCACCAAGGTGTTTCCTTCAGTGGGGGCTTTGACCGACTGCGTAGATCACTGGCGCTGCCGCTTCGTGCTTCGCAACAACAGTGGCGAGCTGAGCGATGAGCAACTGCTGAACCTGGTGTCGCGGATCGCCAGCCAGCACCGATGGATGCACATAGAGAAATTGCAGGAGTTCGACGGCCACGAGGCCTTCACCAAGGCCCAGGGCGAGGACTAA